A genomic region of Eriocheir sinensis breed Jianghai 21 unplaced genomic scaffold, ASM2467909v1 Scaffold1201, whole genome shotgun sequence contains the following coding sequences:
- the LOC126989534 gene encoding cytochrome b-c1 complex subunit Rieske, mitochondrial-like, producing the protein MLSYIGRSGQLAPAVKASAQAVANGSKNVLPGVVEGAAAPLVQPPTLALSAAAMAGRCATGPLRARVGVAVTSQVRYAHTDIQVPDFSDYRREDVKDARAKSTESASSRRSFTYMLVGGGTVAGLYTAKTVVTQFVSSMSASADVLALAKIEIKLGEIPEGKSVTFKWRGKPLFIKHRTDAEIETENGVDLSTLRDPEADADRVQEPKWLVVIGVCTHLGCVPIADAGDYGGYYCPCHGSHYDSSGRIRKGPAPLNLEVPPYTFPEEGLLSVG; encoded by the exons ATGCTGTCCTACATCGGCAGGTCCGGCCAGCTGGCCCCCGCCGTCAAGGCCTCTGCCCAGGCTGTGGCCAACGGCTCCAAGAACGTCCTGCCGGGCGTGGTGGAGGGCGCGGCGGCCCCCCTGGTGCAGCCGCCCACCCTTGCCCTCTCCGCCGCCGCCATGGCCGGCCGCTGCGCCACGGGGCCGCTCAGGGCCAGGGTCGGTGTCGCAG TGACCTCACAGGTGCGATATGCACATACGGACATCCAGGTGCCAGACTTCAGTGACTACCGGCGGGAAGACGTGAAAGATGCACGAGCCAAGTCCACAGAGTCTGCCTCCTCCCGGAGGTCATTCACCTACATGCTGGTGGGAG GTGGGACAGTGGCTGGCCTGTACACTGCCAAGACTGTGGTGACTCAGTTTgtgtcatccatgtcggccagtGCTGATGTCCTTGCCCTCGCCAAGATTGAGATCAAGCTGGGTGAGATTCCCGAAGGAAAGTCAGTCACCTTCAAGTGGAGAGGAAAACCACTCTTCATTAAGCACAG GACTGACGCAGAAATTGAGACAGAGAACGGTGTAGATCTCAGTACCTTGAGGGACCCAGAGGCAGACGCTGATCGTGTCCAGGAGCCAAAGTGGCTGGTGGTGATTGGGGTGTGTACTCACTTGGGCTGTGTGCCTATTGCTGATGCAG gtgactACGGAGGCTACTACTGCCCCTGCCACGGCTCTCACTACGACTCCTCAGGACGTATCCGCAAGGGTCCGGCACCACTCAACCTAGAGGTGCCTCCCTACACGTTCCCTGAGGAGGGTCTCTTGTCAGTGGGTTAA